ATCAACTGGGTGAATTTGTAGCGTATGATTTAAAAGAAGTTTTCAACCTTCCCAAGGTAACGAACCAGCCTATCGCGCAGACCGACCTGAATATCCCTAAAGACCCTTTTTTACAAAGTGAGGCTTATAAAAATTATGAGCGGTACAGAATGTTGAGGGATGAAATAGAAGATGACATTTCTGAAAAAGCCCATATAGACCAATCCCGATTAGAAAATCTGGTTGCACTCAACCCCAATTTTTGGGAAGGGTATTTTTTGGCCGGAGTATACAATTACAACATGGGATATGATTATGTCGCCAAGAAATATTTTGAAAAGGCCCTGGAAAAAGAAATCACCACAGTACCCGACCGGGAGAATGTGGAAAAGTATCTACGTAAACTGCGATAACTAGGGATTCCAAAAAATTACCCCGAAACCCATAAAGGGCATCGGGGCATATCAAATTTCAATTTAGTTTGACGAGCATTCGACATTGAAATCTACACTGTATTGGTGCTGAAGCCAATAAAAAGGTCCCTTCGAGCGCAGTCGAGAAGTCTTTTTGAAATCTTCAAGTCGCAGTAGGTCTCGCATCTCGACTGCGCTCGATATGACAGCTCGACCTGACAATTGTAATAGAATCATGAAAGTCAAATGGATAATGGCTCTCTAATATTGAACTCACATTACATTATTTTCCCAACATCAATAATTCATTGCATCGGATTTCCGTAATATATCTTCTTTCTCCTTCCTTGGTCTCATACGAGCGGTGGGTAAGTTTACCTTCTACGGCCACCTGCTTGCCTTTGAGCAAATAGTTCTCTACAATTTCTGCCGTCTTGCCCCAAGCCACAATATTGTGCCATTGGGTATCATCTACCTTCTCCCCTTTGGCATTTTTATAGCTCTCGGTAGTGGCCAATGAGAATTTGGCCAATTTAGTGCCGTTGTCCATGGTGATAATTTCTGGGTCCTGTCCCAAGTTTCCAATCAACTGTACTTTGTTTTTAAGTGCGTTCATAATATTAATTTTTTGCGTTAAACAGTTAATACTATCAAGCCTCCTTGACTTGACAGGGCAAACATATTTACAGCTCAAAAGATTACTCGGTTCTAAAACACTTATTTTCGTTTGTAATCGTTTATAGTCGTTTAAAAACTTTTATAATATTGATTATTAGGGAACTATATATCACTTTACACCAATAGGTAAAGTTTTGTTTCGGATGAGAACCATCCTATTTTTTTTACGGTCGATACCCCATTGTTATCGGTTCGCTGATTCAAACCAAAAGAGCAAAGGCAAATTGGCACTATGGGTAATTCCGTATTTCATAGAGCGTATTGCATTGTCGATGAATCGTTTTCTTAGGACGTTTCCAAGACTGTACGGTCAGAACCGATGCAGTAGAAGATTAAAGTTATTGAATAAATAACATGATTTAAATAGTTCACAACTCATTAAGGTCATCTAACAACATTTATTTCATAAAACATAATAAGCTGAATAATTTAGAAAAAATTAATACATTAAAAATGAGAACATCAATTATACTTTTTATTTTGGTTGTAGTTTCAAGTTGCGCCACAACATCTGCGGAATTTTCAAGTGACAAAAAATTTTCTGTAATTACGCCCGAGAATTTTGACAGAAGCAAACTTTCAAAAAAATCCAGTTTGATTATTGTTTCTGATACAACTTCGACAATATATTCTTTAGAATATTAATGGGATAAGCCCCACCTATGCCAACGGAATTTTGTGAAAGGGCATAAAAAACATCCTTTTTATCATCAATTTCTTTTTTATATTTTATGTCGTCTGTAGTATTTAATTCGTTATACTTTCTAATATAGTTCAGCGCTTTGTCTAGTGTTTTAGAACTGTTCGGATTTTTCCTAAATCCAATAATCCCGACCACACGTTCTTTTTTAGATTTTTTTTCATATTTGATTAATGGACCACCTGAATTACCACCATTTATAGTAACATCTAGATATGCCGCAGATATTGTTTCAATATTTTCGATACCATTGATCTTCATGCTTCTTGTTTGTATGAATTTAGTAGATACAATTCCTTTAAAAAATGATAAATCTATATTTCCTAAAGGATACCCAGCCGTGTACACTTCGTCACCTTCCGATATATCTTCCCAACTACCTAATTTTAAATATTCAAATTTTTTGATAGTAGATTCAGCCGGAAACAATAATATGAAATCTCCAATAATGCCTTTTTTATAAAAATCATAATTGAACGAACCATCATCTTCATAAAGAAAGTGAGGAGCTATGCCCATCCGAATCTTACGCCCATCATCAAAAAAAGCCCAGACATTTCCTATTGATAAAATGTCGTTGGTAATCGAGTCTCTTTTAATAGCTTTATTAACATTATGAAAGTTAGTCGCAAGATGTCCATTTTCCGATACAAAAAAGCCAGTTCCAATTCTTGTTTTATTTTCTGTTTCTAGGCGCACCGTACATCTTTTTAGTTTCTCAACCCTATCCAAGCCCAATGATTGAGAATATACTTGACAAGAAATAAAAAGGGGAATAATCAGAAATCTAAAGAATCTAATCATATATTCAGGATTTACTTTCTTTAGGATTCCAATCTAAACCTTGTTTTAATTTTTGATTAAAATCGGATAGCTTCTTTTTTTCGTTTCTTTCCTTTAATTGCTTCATTGCACTTTTAATGCTAAATCTTTCATGTGGGGGTTCGGGAAGTTTACCCGTTTCTTTTATTACAGTAATTGCTTCATCAAAATCAGACTCATATTCTTGATCTTGTTTTACCCTAAATTTTTCAAACTCCTTAAAGGCTTTTTGCTTTGCGTATTTGTTCGTAATAGTTCCAAGATTATCCAAAATCTCATACTCGTTGAACCTTAGGAAATCATTCAATTTTTCAATCCAGTCAACCATTTTCATTGTCATACCCCTTCTTGCTCTATTCTCTGCAAAGTCAAGTAGCATAGCAGCAAGGGCGTTCATGTCACTCAATTCATCTTTGGTTAAATAGTTCTTAGCAACTTCGGTATCACTTTTTAAAATTTTTCCTTTATCCTTAGAGTTTTTCCAGGAAGTCAAACCCATGTTTGGTTTAGAAGCATCAGCCCTCTTTTCTATTAATTCAGCAGCCGTATGTTGATGAATTGCCCAATGAAGCTTATTCTGTACAGTTGCGTAAAAATCTCTCGTTATAGGGGCTTTGGAATCATAATCTATTGCAGTTGCGTATAAATCCGTAATCTTTTGGTAAAACCTTCTTTCGGATGCTCGAATCTCTCGAATCTTTTCGAGTAATTCATCAAAATAATCTTTACCAAAAAGATTCTTCCCTTGTTTTAATCTTTCATCATCTAAAGCAAAACCTTTAATCATGTATTGCTTTAAAACAGTAGATGCCCAAATTCTAAATTGAGTAGCTTTATATGAGTTTACTCTATAACCTACAGAAATGATTACATCAAGATTATAAAACTTGATTTCTCTTTGAACATTTCTCTTTCCTTCTGTTTGAACTTGTAAAATTTCTTTACAAGTTGAACTTTCATCTAATTCACCACTTTCAAAAATATTCTTTAGATGTATAGTTATGCTTTGAGTAGTTACATCAAAAATCTCTGCCATTGATTTTTGATTGACCCAAATTGTTTCTGAATTATCATCAACTATTACCTGAATATTGATATTTCCTTCATCTGATCGATAAAAAATAAATTCAGATTCGTTTTGAGACAAATTATCCATTAATTAATTCTTTATAAGTGATTCTATTCTCGGTGTTCTGCAAAAGTAAATTAAATCTCATTGCTTCGGTAGAAGTTCTTGAATTGTAACGGAATACAAATTCATCAACATACAATTGTAAATGCTTTTTTGATGTGAAATGATAGATACCGAATATTCCCCTTTTAAGCAATGCCCAAAAGCTTTCAATAGTGTTGGTATGTACACGACCGTTAACATATTGGTGTTGGCTATGCTTAACTACTGCATGGTCATAAACCCTTTTTAATCTAGCGTATGAGGTGTATTCGTCTGTATAAATTGTAGCGGATTCCTTGACGTTTTTAAGTATCTCGGATGAAAGTGCCTCCAAGG
This window of the Maribacter cobaltidurans genome carries:
- a CDS encoding single-stranded DNA-binding protein, with the translated sequence MNALKNKVQLIGNLGQDPEIITMDNGTKLAKFSLATTESYKNAKGEKVDDTQWHNIVAWGKTAEIVENYLLKGKQVAVEGKLTHRSYETKEGERRYITEIRCNELLMLGK
- a CDS encoding S1 family peptidase; the protein is MIRFFRFLIIPLFISCQVYSQSLGLDRVEKLKRCTVRLETENKTRIGTGFFVSENGHLATNFHNVNKAIKRDSITNDILSIGNVWAFFDDGRKIRMGIAPHFLYEDDGSFNYDFYKKGIIGDFILLFPAESTIKKFEYLKLGSWEDISEGDEVYTAGYPLGNIDLSFFKGIVSTKFIQTRSMKINGIENIETISAAYLDVTINGGNSGGPLIKYEKKSKKERVVGIIGFRKNPNSSKTLDKALNYIRKYNELNTTDDIKYKKEIDDKKDVFYALSQNSVGIGGAYPINILKNILSKLYQKQ
- a CDS encoding virulence RhuM family protein, encoding MDNLSQNESEFIFYRSDEGNINIQVIVDDNSETIWVNQKSMAEIFDVTTQSITIHLKNIFESGELDESSTCKEILQVQTEGKRNVQREIKFYNLDVIISVGYRVNSYKATQFRIWASTVLKQYMIKGFALDDERLKQGKNLFGKDYFDELLEKIREIRASERRFYQKITDLYATAIDYDSKAPITRDFYATVQNKLHWAIHQHTAAELIEKRADASKPNMGLTSWKNSKDKGKILKSDTEVAKNYLTKDELSDMNALAAMLLDFAENRARRGMTMKMVDWIEKLNDFLRFNEYEILDNLGTITNKYAKQKAFKEFEKFRVKQDQEYESDFDEAITVIKETGKLPEPPHERFSIKSAMKQLKERNEKKKLSDFNQKLKQGLDWNPKESKS